The nucleotide sequence CTTTGTCTGGCTCTAAAGTCAATGTTGCTTTCCCTAGCCATTCTGCTACAGTGGGAAAAGTACAGGGTTTGAAGTCACAGTTCTGGTTCAAAGCTTGACTCTCACTAATTAGCAGTGTAACCTTGAACAATATTCAGTAGCcattcattgagtatctactgtaagcctcaatttcctcaacttAAAATGGGATAATACCCACAACATGAGGTTGTGATCCTCACTGACGAACTTTGCATGCTACAGATATTCAAGAGTAGTTCTCCATTTTACCCAACATTAATAACAGAGATGGTCCATTAAAAACTCACACTAGGTAGACCCAGAGTTCAAACAACACAAGAGGCtatcaaaatgaaagaaaaaagccaaTAAATTTGTCAAAAGAACTGAGACTTTAACTCAGATATTTTAACAAGTTGTTACATTACAACTCTCCTTTGTGTACCACATATGGAAATCAAGGATTTAAGAATTCAATTATAAAAAACTGGCCATAGGCAGAAAGATATACTGGAAACAGCATGGGATTAGGACTTAGAAGATTTAAGTTCATTATTAGTGACTGGGTACCCTTAAGTTAGTCACTTCATTTTCATTcccttcatctatgaaatgggacaGTAAAACTTGGTtatggaaaactgaaaaatatatgtgaaagcaatttgtaaattctaaaaatttaaagtctgaagaatattttttaaatgaatttcagaTAACACATAAGAATTGAAAGCAGTGACTCAAAcagatatctgtacacccatgttcatagcagcattattcacgacaGCCAAAaggttggaaacaacccaaacatccatcaacagatgagtggatgaatgaaatatggtatatacatacaatggaatgtcattcagacttaaaaaggaatgacataCTGATACATAgcacaacatggatgacccttgaagacattatgctaagtgagataagccaaacacaaaaggacaaatactgcatgattccacttacatctggtgcctagaataggcaaatccatagagacagaaagtaggacagAGTTTACCAGGGACTATGGAGAGGGGGAATGGGAGTTcctgtttaatgggcacagagtatCAGTTTAggataatgaaaaagttctggagatggatagtatagtggtgatggttataaAACAGTGTGAatttatttaatgccactgaactatacacttaaaaatggttaaaatggtaaattttgttatgtatattttaccacattaaaaaaagttacttttaaaaaaaatgaatttcaggATTTTTAGGTTTAGTTTATGAGATtcattcttaaataaaaatatttcaaaagtgaattacacacacacacacacacacacacacacacacacatttaggtAAAACTGCAATCCGACTTCCAACTTACTATATTTCCGATGGCACGATAAAGTCTGAATATTTGCTCTGAAGTTTGTTCCTCCCATTTTATACAGCTGGTACCAGCAGAAATCTTAGGGGCTACAAGATAAAGACAACAGCAAGAATGAATATCAGGTTCAATGTCCATGAATTAATAACTATTGATGCTGAATGACAGATAAAAGATAATTCATTacattattttctcaacttttgaatatgtttgaaattttccataatataaagtaaaagtaaataaataagtcatacaagtactagaagaaaacatgggtgcATCTCTTTATAACCTGGGAGTAGAAAAATGACTGAACAATGACTCAAAATCCAGAAGCaattaaagaaaagaatcatAAATATGACTACATAAAAACAAACTTTtgcaagacaaaaagaaatgtcataagtcaagtcaaaaaacaaatgacagggccggccccgtggcttagcggttaagtgcgcgcgctccactgctggcagcccgggttcggatcctgggcgcacaccaacacaccgcttctccggccatgctgaggccgtgtcccacatacagcaactagaaggatgtccagctatgacatacaactatctactggggctttggaggaaaaaataaataaattaaaaaaattaaaaaaaaaacaaaacaaacaaatgacaaactgaaagtatttttaatttgtatcacAGTGCTctatttatatagatatatattccatatgatatatatttatataagtataaatatacccatatataattatatatctataaatatatatctatgtaatataataatattaatatgatAAGATTATATTTAGGAGTACTTTATATCTGTTATATAGatttatttatatctattatATAAAGTATTCCTAAAAACTGAGAGGAAAAAGACTAAAAATCTGataggaaaatgggcaaaagatataacAGACCCTTcccagaaaaaagaaatgcaaatagtccttaaacatatgaaaagatcctCCACTTCACTCACAGaagtaatataaattaaaactactCCAAGATGCAATTTCTATTTGATTAGGAAGTAACATATGCATAAAGTTATTTATAATCGCATTATTTGaaatagcaaaagattggaaacaacccaaattcccATAAATAGGGGatctgttgaataaattatgatatattcacACAAATGAGAACTATGCTGCTATAAAAAAAGAGCACAGAAAAATTTCTTCTTACTGATAGGAAATGATCTCCAGGATACAATGTTGAGTGAATAAAGAAAGGGAAGAGTGTATATTTTATGCCACCTTTtgtggaagaaaaaaggaaaaatcaatttaaaaatgtgtttttgctAATTTTGATAAAAGGAAACAACTGGAAGGCTAAAtcagaaactaataaaaatagttaCCCATAGAAGGAGGGAACCAGGATTGGAGGAGATACGGATGGAAGTGAGACTTCTCTGAGTACACCTTTTCAAATAGTTTTAACTTTTGAATcatgtaaatgttttacatattcaaaaaataaaatttaatcataaagaggaaaaaagcaactttgaaaattaaaaacaaactgaaCCAAATAAACCTATGTCTTTATCAAACTAGATAACAAAAGCACATGGCAAAAATAATCATCTCCAGTAAGTTTTGAACACGGTACTCTGCATACTCTTAGTAGGATATATTCTAAGGACAAAACACCTGCAGAGAAATCTTAAATCTTACTCAGTAGTTTTACCATTTACAGTAATATTGGTTTTGtaattttgaaactattttatgCTTAGAAATTAAATAAGGTTAGTATTAAtacaaaaaaaagatattcagTGTAAGAGAAAATACTATAAGAAAAACcctgtaatttaaaatttgaatcaGTAACAATATGAACTCAaatattacttaaaaaatataatgcCTAGCCTTGTCCATTGACATCTTATCTTGGAACACAGTGTTCTACCAGATGGTTTCTAAATACAACCCCCCACTAAAATGAACAAGGGAGAGATGACTGATTCAAGAGGGGTCAGAGAATTTACAGGGTGAGCCTGGGACATCTTATaacagaaagcaagaaagcacTCAAAAACTAGTTGCGGTGGGAAGGTGTCAAAAAGGTTGCAGGAGTCAACTtaaaggggctcccactggctaAATTTGGGACAACTTGAGCAGCAGAAAGCATTATGAATGTAATTCACTGTAAAACACAATAAACGAGAATCCACGAGtcaaatgataattaaaaaactCATTTGCCACCATAATTGAAGGCGATTTTGGCACCAACTCCTTACTCTAAAAATTGGTAATTAGAGAAAGTGTTAATTAAGCATTTATCCTGCAATTTTAGGACGAACTAAAATTCATCCCcaattaatgaggaaaagttCTTTTTACAGAACAATGCCAAGTATTAAATGTAGAAGGAAttggaaaatcaccattttgcaatctCTAATGAAATAATTCATTCAAGGAAGGAGCATCAATCCATGCTAAAATCGTTATGTGGAAGGTTGTTAGGGAACAAGATATTTGCATGGTGCCAAAGTACCCCCACAGATTACCTGCCAATTGCAAAGGGAGAAATATATCTTTACACTGGAAAGATCTGGTGATCACTACGTCAACTAAGTGATCAAACCTAGCTTCACTACCCTTGATGCAACGTGGTATTATGGCTTACTGATGTGACATCCTGAGATtggaggagacagagaagagactTCTCTGAGTATATCCTTTTAAATAGTTTTAACTTGTGAATcatgtaaatgttttacatactcaagaaataaaattaaatcataaataaaaataaaaagcaatctttaaaattaaaaacaaactaaaacaaaTATCATTAAAACTAAATTATCATCTATGAAATACTCTTTCCAAAAACTTGAAGCCTGAATCCAATCAAGCCTTTATAGAACTTACAAATTACAGGAAATATAAGGGCTAGGAAAACATGTTAAACAACACTGAAGGAAACAGACAACTGGCCTGGTCTCTTCAAAAAGTCAATGATatggagggaaaagaaaatagtGGAGGAATTACTCTAGTTTAAAGAGACTAATGAGACATAACAATTAATTACAATTAGATCTTAGTTTGAAAAAATACAgctataaaatatgttttttagacaattaagaaaatttaaatatggacTGGCTATTAGATGGAATTAGGgaactgttcattttttttaagagatgcatgctgaagtatttagggatgaAAGATCATGATGCATACTTCCAAATGGTtaagcagaaatttaaaaatatatactaaataaaccacatatatatataaagaaaatatgaccAAACATTAATAATTGTTGACTCTGGGTTAAACAGGTATTCGATGTCTTTTAACTTATCTGTATGCTTGgtatttttcaatataaaaagtaggaaaaaaatttcCAATCTTTCATATGGCTACATGTTAAGAGGGAGAGGAAGACCTTACCAACCATTCCTTGGAAAAGGACATACAAGTGGGCACTCAACCGTTAGTCAAAATTAAGGGAAATGTGCAAGTGAAGAAGTCAGAGTGCTCAGATGCTATCATGACAAAGAGGACCTTAGGAAAGAGGTAAGAACCTGTAGCCTTCACTCACCATGTGTCACCCCCTCAGTTGGCTGCTGCCTTCCACTGTTCAAACTTGCAGGCaaatttttcaaaactgaaataAGCTAAAAAAGGAGAACCCAATATATTcaagacaaaaagaacaaaagcagAAATGCATTACAATTCAGTACCATGAAATTATCTATAGCTTTAAAAGAGCTGTGTGACAGGTTAGGCAGTAAACTGGCTTAAGCTGTAGGATACGTGTCTACTGGGTGGAGTTTCACTAGAGATGCTGCTGTCTGCAGAGTACAGGTCACTGATTGGCTTCCAGAGAACACTGAGCCTTGCCCAGCTGTGCAAACTTTCGGTATCAGGATAGCGTATGCTCAGATATCCACAGTCTCACTCTGCAGGAGGGAAGGCAGTGGAGTCTCACATGAGAATGTACTCTGGAGTCACAACACagttctgggttcaaatcctagttccACCAATTAGCTGTGTCATCGTGGAAAAGTTATTTTACTTGTCTGTGGCCTTCAATgtcatcatctgtaaaacagtTGACAGCAACAGCTACCTCAAAGGTTTGCTGGGAAGGtaaaaaaataagtcaatagAATATCTAGAATAGTCCTGGCACACAAGCCAGTACTTAATAAACGAGAGCCACTATTATAATAGCATTTCCGAGGTGAGTTGGTGGAAAAGATTTCCTCTACAGAAAATTAACTAGTTCAAATGAAAATCATTAATTTGGTCATTAAGCATTTACTCAGACCTTATGTATGCACATTCAATAAGCTACATAAAGCCAGAGAGTTCATTTATAGTTAGGGGGTCAGCAGAATCCCAGTGCATATGGATACAAATGACTGCAACACAGGCAGAGAAGTGGCAGGAAAGCTAAGAGTCACTTAGGAAATGCTGTAGGTTCATTCTGACAGGGACGAAAGGACTATCTATGAGACTGAGGAGAGTGAAACTGGGAAGAAAGAAGGCCTCATTGTGAAATGTAGTAGGCCATATAAGGTCATGTGTTTCATCTGAAAGCCTTTAGGTAACCACTCTGTGTAAATTCTCAAAGATTCACATGAGATCACAAATGTCAAGCTAATTTTTAGGAAGCCAGGGATAGAAATCACTTAAAAAGGAAGCTTAAAATTACACATCATAAAATTGTCCTTTTCATCATAACCACTTAGGAAACCtactaaatgaataaaaaacagtAGAACATTGGAGAACTGTACCATGTTGGCACCCAGTCTTGACAGCACTGCTTCCAATTCCTTTGCGGTGCTCTTGGGTGGCACAGGAACTGTTTCCTGTTTGAGAATTGGACCTACATCaaacctaccaaaaaaaaaacaccaaataatAGCATGATTGCTGATGGTTTCTTACGATCAAAATGTTTGTCTACATGAGTGTTTACATACCACAAGGATAGTTTAACCTTGGCCAGGAATTTGACTGCTGGCCACTAGCAAGGGAACTGTcagttggaaggaaggaagagtaaAATCTGGCCTACACGTAAGATTTTAAACTTATGTTTTCCTAAAGGAAAAAAGTATAAAGTTGCATATCAGGGATTTAATTGCAATTATAGATAATTCTATCATTAGTAATAAATAGTATGGAAAAAAACTCTATTTGTATAATGAAAGCATAGAGCAAAGAATTTATTTTCCAAGGAAGTACAGTTAGGAATTccctaattatttttttccatatttccttTCTCAAAGCACAAGAGTTTTGCCTGGATTATAATTATAAGTAGATTATAAGTAGATACAAGTATATTTGCAAGATCTTACATTTTACATCAAGCTCTGTAAATACTGGCCACCCGCTTTTATTAGAAATAtgctttattttgaatttttaactttGTGCTTctgttaattctatttttaacctatgagtattaagaaaatattgattatgaaaaattataaactttcACAAAAACAGAGTGAATAGTCTAATGAATCTCCATATATACATtacacagattttaaaataatcaaagtttTGCCACTCTTGTTTTATTTacccctccctctttttttctgaagtaaattaaagcaaatcccagatattGAGTTGTTCTTGTGAACTTGTGAATTATTCTTTTCTATGGGGACATTAGGTGATAACAGGCAGAGGCTTAATATACTCCTGAAgcaattttaaataattgtttcttAGATTGTAAgtataataaaagaaattaaatgttgAAGACAATTATATTACACATTGGTATACAATATACTCTTACTTCAGATTCcaaaaattatttgaccataGTTTGACCACAGAAACCAAGGCCAGCAGAATTGAGATTCATAACTAATATACAAAAATCCATCTCTCATTTACACAATGTCTTTTACAGAAATCCAGttgttaatataatttatttcaattaaCAAGTTAAAAATTTAATGAGGGCTTTAAAGAGATAAATACCAAAACACATATGGCTTATGTTAGAAACCGGGAAAAAACAGAAAGGGTACAAAAGCAAAGGGAGGACTCTGGAACTGGAGAAATTAGTGAgcaccatccattcatccacttcCCCCAAAACAGACTGATACCAACATTCAAAATCACAAGAAGTCTCAAGGAAAGAATTATGCTCTACCTTTTAGGTCTGATTTGCATAATCGTTACTCCAGTAACTGTGTCTCCGTGAAGCACAGTATGGATTATAGGGGCTGGACCACGCCACCTCGGGAGGCAACTGGGATGGACATTCAATATGCCACTGAGTTAGAAAAGGCAGAAATTAGTACATGACTGAGCTTTACCGTTTAGTTACTGCTGCCTAAACTAATATGCTACTTTTCATCATTCAACTTTCCCAGAAATTTTGAAAACCTAACAGTTAAATCTAGTCTTGTACCACCTGAAAAGGGAGCCAGAGCTAAGTTCACTCTCTTACCGTAAGAGACCAATGAAACTCAATTAAAAACAGAgcaagagggggccagccccaggcgtagtggttaagttcgttgCACTCCAATTCAGCAGCCCAGGCTTTgcgggttcagatgctgggcgtggacctacaccactcgtcagccatgctgtggtggcgacccacttacaaaatagaggaagactggcacagatgttagctcagggtgaatcttcctcagccaaaaaaaaaaaaaacaaccaaaaaaacagaGCAAGAACAACTATTCATTGTTCCAAAGATGTTCCACAACAGCTCATGATGTCtgggaatttttaaataaaaacaaaaaatgcatttttcaCTATATGAGAAAAACCACTCAAACTCTATCATGCATCTCATGGATGATATGAATTATATTTATAGTTTAGTTACATAATTATCCTCACTTCACTTAGTTTGCATATAGAATGCCTAAAACAAGCTTCTTGAATCCCCATCAAATGATCTATTCACCTTTGCTGTTTATCCCAATATACCTTTGCTGTTTATCCCAATACACCTATCACCCATTAATGagcaatttaaataatttactaATCTGTCATTAGTTTAATGATGTCTCCATCAGCATGAGTCTGCACTTGAGAGTGTGTGTATATTAGAGAGTCTTATATTCTAAGTTTCACTGTTCAGCCCAggctcattcatccaacaaatatttactgagcacaatCCATGTGCTAGCACTGTTCCAAGTGCTAGGGATACAAGCAACAGTGaaccaaacagaaaacaaattctgccctcagggagcttatgtCCAAAGAGTGGGggataaacaataaaaaagaagatatgtAAAAAGTTTGTCAGATGGTGCTAAcagctgtggagaaaaataaagcagagaaggggaTGGGAGATTACAACTTTAATCGTGGTCAAAGAAGGTTTTACCAATAAGAAGACACTTAGGCAAGACATGAGGAGGTAAAGGAGTAAGCCATGTAGATATATGAGAGAAAtctttccaggcaaagggaacagtaagtacaaagataattttttttttgctgaggaagattagccctgtgctaacatctgttgccaatcttccttgttttttgcttgaggaagataagccctgagcgaacactgtgccaatcttcctctactttatgtgggtcgccgccgcagtgtggctgacaagtgacgtaggtctgcgcctgggatctgaacccactaacccaggccgccaaagcagaacacgccaaacttaaccagtatggcACAGAGCTGGGCCATACATAGATCTTGAGGAAGGTAAATGCTTGGTGAGTTCAGGGCACAgcagggaggccagtgtggctggagtggagtgaacCTGAGGAACAGTACTAGGAGGCGAGGCCAGAAGGCCAGCAGGGGACCAAACCAAGTAGGTAGGTCCTCATAGGCCAATATAAGGATTTTGacttttattctgagtgagatgGAAAACCACCAGAGAATTTTGAGCAGAGTGACATGATCCCACTTATGCTTTAAAAGGATCACTTTGGCTGCTGGGTTGCTAAAAGGCTGAGAGGGCCAAGGACAGAAGTAGAGACAGCAGTGGAAGTAGTGGCAGTGGAAGTGATGAGAGACAGTCAGATTCTAGACAGATTTCGAAGGCAGAGCCAATAGGATTTCCTGATGGACAGGATTCGTGGTGTGAGATACAGAATCAAGAATGACTTCCAGGTTTTGGGTCCGAGCAACTAGAAGGCTGGAATTGCCCTTTACTAGATGACGATTTGGGGAGGAGCAGATTTTGGGCGAAAGTTCAGGAAGGTAGTTTTGGACATCTTAAATGTAAGGTGCCTATGAGACATCCAAGTAGAGCTGTGGAGGAGGCAGTGGGTATCAGGGGCCTGGAGTTCAGGGTGAGATCTGAACTGGAGGGACAAATTTGGGAGCTGTGGGCACACACAGTATATGGAATTTAAATGAGGTGGGTGAAAGCCCACAGATAGTGATGAAGAACATCACGCATTTTAACAATTCATGCcactaatataattttttttttaagagaaaatattaaagaaagcagAATTAGAGTTCAAGTTATTGCACTTTAGATACCAGGTCTACATATAAAGACCAAGGCCTCTATGCCATATATCCTTATAAATAAAACTTACTAGGGAAACTTAAGAATAAGAGCCTCACTCAAAAGTCGGCCAAATGAAGCTACCACTCCAACATCATATTCTCCAGATCCCACATCCGGCCACTCATACACTGGAAGCTGAGACTGGACAGCGTATTGCTTCACTGGCAGTCCTTTGGGTGACGGGGAGGGCACTGTGACCACCTCCAATTTTTCTATTAactcttcctctttgttttcccTAAGTTGGCAAGATTGAAAGAAAATATGACAATGTTACAACGACTCAAAGCTAAACTACTTCACATACCTCTAcaatatttttatgattaaatTCATGATAAATGATAAACGAGTAAAACTAGTGCAAGTGAAAgactgagtttttattttttatttaatcactttaaatttgaagagccacatgtggctagtggccactCTTTGGCTAGCATGGTTCTAGAGATTTCCTGTGCATAGAGAAACATATACAGTACAGACATTTTACACAATTGGGATATAATATATACTGCtctgcattttgtttttttcctcttaacaACACTTCaatcatgcatcgcttaacgatggggatacgttgTGAAAAACGCGTTGCTAGGCGATTtccttgtgcgaacatcatagagtatacttacacaaacctagatggtacagcctactacacatctaggctatatggtactaatcttatgggaccaccatcatatatgtggtctattGTTGAcggaaatgttgttatgtggtgtGTGACTGTATATAAGCTATTATGTGAGTCTTTTAAAACAATGGGTTAAATATACATTTGCTTGTATATTCATCAAACATTTCTAGAATAAGAAACTGAAAACAGTGGCTGTCTTTGAAGACAGGAACTGGGAACTAGGAGACAGGGGAGGAAGAACCTAACTTTTCACTCTATATCCTTTGAATCTTTTGAATTTTGTGCCATGACCATGTGTTATTcaaacaataaatattaaaaaacaaaaaacaaaaatatacaccATGGGCATCATTCCATGGCAGTTCATGTAGCACTACCTCATTTTTTTTAtctgctgcatagtattccagtgCCCATgggctgtttatttatttatttagcaggTATTGCATCACATGTTGAGGAGATATGAGAAAAGGAATATATAGGAGGGCTCTAAAGAGAAAGTACAGGAGTAATGGAGCTGCGGGGTGAAGC is from Diceros bicornis minor isolate mBicDic1 chromosome 5, mDicBic1.mat.cur, whole genome shotgun sequence and encodes:
- the MTFMT gene encoding methionyl-tRNA formyltransferase, mitochondrial; amino-acid sequence: MRVLVRRCCGYLPASGGAGRRLGPHWRAVAGLGWCPSGEDGRGARVREKPPWRVLFFGTDRFAREALRALHAARENKEEELIEKLEVVTVPSPSPKGLPVKQYAVQSQLPVYEWPDVGSGEYDVGVVASFGRLLSEALILKFPYGILNVHPSCLPRWRGPAPIIHTVLHGDTVTGVTIMQIRPKRFDVGPILKQETVPVPPKSTAKELEAVLSRLGANMLISVLKNLPASLNSGRQQPTEGVTHAPKISAGTSCIKWEEQTSEQIFRLYRAIGNIIPLQTLWMDNTIKLLDLVEVNSSVLTDPKLTGQAVTPGSVIYHKHSQILLVCCKNGWIGVQSVMLKKTLTATDFYNGYLHPWYQKNSQAQPSQCRFQTLRLPTKQQKKKIVAMQQCIK